The Couchioplanes caeruleus nucleotide sequence CTTGCTGACCAGGCCGACGAAGGCGCCCTCGACCACCGCGTACGCGACGACCAGCGCGGGGTTGGCCATCCGGCTGAAGCTGATGATGAAGCCGAGCACCAGCCCGACGACGGCCGCGCCGATCCACGCCGCGCCGAGCAGGCTCTGCGGGATGAGGTTCCAGGCCGCGACCGCGGAGACGCCGGTGATGCCCAGCAACGTCACGGTCTTGACGACGACGTCGTCGATCGTCATGGGCTGCACCGCGGGGGCCGCTTCCGGGAAGCCCGGGCCCGACGGGTACGGCTGACCGTAACCCGGCTGACCGGCGGTCGGTCCGTACGGTCCGTATCCGGTCGAGCGCTCCCGCTCGGCCGCCTGGCCGAGGCGCGAGAGCACCGGGTTCGAAGTTCTCACTGTGTCCAGCCTCCCTTTGAGGTTGAGGCACGTAGGGGTCGTGCTTATCCCAGGGTATGCCCACGACCAGCACAAAACCGCCTGGGGAACCTGTGAACGACCTGAAAAAGCCCGCTCGAGCCAGGTACCTGCGGGCTCCTCATGCGCCGGTGTACGCGAACGCCGCCCAGAATCGCGGTTCGGCGTACGCATGGTCTCCGGGCGGGGGCACCACCTCCGGGATCATCACGACCAGATCAGCGCGGGTGGCGGTGCGCAACCAGTGCCGGGCCCGGTGGAGGGCCACGGCCGGCTCGTCGCCGTCGGCGCACCAGAAACGGTAGAAAGCAGTCATCAGGTAGGTGGTGGCCAGGTCGTCCACCGCCCAGCCGGTGGCGATCACTCCGGCGAACCCGAGCTGCAGCAGCGCCGACGGCAGGCCGACCACCTCGTTCGGCAGGGCCGAGCCGACCAGGTTGGTGTGGCAGGCGGACAGCACGGCCAGGCGGCGCGGGTGGGGTTCCAGACCGGCGGCCACCTCGGCGAGCGTCACCGCGCGGTCGGCGAAGAACAGCCGGCTGGCGTAGATGTCCTCCGGCTCCGCGTCGCCGTGACAGGCCAGATGCCAGACGGTGTGCCGTTCGGCGGCGTCGCGGAACTCCGCCCAGGTGCACCCGTGCACCGCTGTCGCCGCCCGGCCTGTCCAGCGCCGGGTCACCTCGGTCGTCTCCCGGGCCACGTGCTGTAGGTGGCTGCCGTGGCCGTCCGGGGCGTCGACGGCCAGGAGGGTCTGCTCGCTCGTCCTCAGCCGCGCGGCGCTCGCTCGGCAGCGGGCCAGGGTACGGACGTTCGGGGCGTACCGGATCGCCGAGAACCGGGCGATGTGCCAGTGGTCGCCGTCCTGGGCCGGTCCGCCGGCCGCGTGCAGCGGCAGCAGGGTGAGCAGGCCGATCGGGATCAGCGTGACCACCCGGCCGCGGGCGCTCAGCAGGACGACGTCGCGCAGGCCGTCGCGCCACAGCAGCCGGAGGCCCTCGGTCATCGGGTCCGTGACAGCCGGAGCGGGCGGCGTGAGGTCGCGTGCCAGGCGGGTCGAGAAGCCGGCCGGGTCCGGCTCCCCACTGGTCAACGCCGCGACCGTGGGGCGGTCGAGGCCGGGCAGATCGATGTACTGCGGGTCGTGCGTGGCGGCCACCACCAGGGCATAGCCACCGGCATGCGCCGCCGCCAGGTAGACGATGGCGCCGTCGCCGGTCTGCGCGGTGATGTCCTCGTAGCCGACCTCGCCCTCCCCCGACGACAGGGCGACAGCACGGCCCCGCTCGAGCGCCAGCACCGCCTCCCGGAAGCGGCCGGCGCGGGCGAGCCAGTAGCCGGCCTCCTCGGCGTACTCCTGGGCGGCGAGCAGGACCCGGTCCCGGGCTGCGGTGCCCTGACGCCCGGTGGCGTCCCGGGCGGCCAGCGCGACAAGGCGTTCGTACGCCTCGGCGGCGAACCCGGGCACGCCGGTGCCGGCGGCCCACTCGGCCCACGCCAGGGCGAGACGGGCCAGGGCGGCCGGGCTGCCGGGCGCGTCCGCCGCCGTACGCCAGGCCACCTGGCGGCGCTCGGCGGACCCGCGGCCGGTCAGCGCGTCCCGGGCGGCGAGCACCTCCTGGCGCAGCAGCGGATCGTCCACGTGCCGGACCAGCCGGACCGCCTCCGCGAGGTCGCCGCCCCCGGAGCTCAGCGCACGCACGAGGAGCAGCCGGGCCAGCGGGCCGTCGGCCGGCGTCGTGCGGCGCCACCAGGTGCGGCCGGCGCGGCGGCCCGCACGGCACAGGTCGGTGCCGCGATCCAGGTCCTCGCGAGCGACCAGCAGACCGCGGGTCGCGAGTGTTTCCGGCCGATGGTCCGTCAGCTCGCCGAGAGCGGCCCGCAGGTCACCGCGGAGCACGTGCCGCCGGGCGCGCAGAAGGGCAGTCCCCCGACGTGCGATCAGGTCGTCCAGCGGGCCGAAGTCGTCGTGCAGGTCGGCGCGCTCGATCGCCGCGTTCCCCTCCGGGTCGCCGACAGGCGGCAGGCCCTCGACCCGTTCCGCCCGGGTGCGGCGGAGCGCCGCCCGGAAGCGGCGGCGGT carries:
- a CDS encoding CHAT domain-containing protein, with the translated sequence MPRTSYGYQSPRPARVRGWYCTSDLCGVRRESPPASWPYACPECGHPADPWFAEPWEHEAAIYEYRHRAVHDIDPVRRQMAEAQAHVWAYKDAGLRGDRAGLRDAWRAWCKLPEPFFLPLTMVMLAADFEDFDGAAEYVLERHPLVDTRDLQEHNQRRTEARNFLSMCIELLERESFAGHPREAEIDAAMRDIARRAADVLTDHHQRGFQRIRELRDRRRFRAALRRTRAERVEGLPPVGDPEGNAAIERADLHDDFGPLDDLIARRGTALLRARRHVLRGDLRAALGELTDHRPETLATRGLLVAREDLDRGTDLCRAGRRAGRTWWRRTTPADGPLARLLLVRALSSGGGDLAEAVRLVRHVDDPLLRQEVLAARDALTGRGSAERRQVAWRTAADAPGSPAALARLALAWAEWAAGTGVPGFAAEAYERLVALAARDATGRQGTAARDRVLLAAQEYAEEAGYWLARAGRFREAVLALERGRAVALSSGEGEVGYEDITAQTGDGAIVYLAAAHAGGYALVVAATHDPQYIDLPGLDRPTVAALTSGEPDPAGFSTRLARDLTPPAPAVTDPMTEGLRLLWRDGLRDVVLLSARGRVVTLIPIGLLTLLPLHAAGGPAQDGDHWHIARFSAIRYAPNVRTLARCRASAARLRTSEQTLLAVDAPDGHGSHLQHVARETTEVTRRWTGRAATAVHGCTWAEFRDAAERHTVWHLACHGDAEPEDIYASRLFFADRAVTLAEVAAGLEPHPRRLAVLSACHTNLVGSALPNEVVGLPSALLQLGFAGVIATGWAVDDLATTYLMTAFYRFWCADGDEPAVALHRARHWLRTATRADLVVMIPEVVPPPGDHAYAEPRFWAAFAYTGA